In Helianthus annuus cultivar XRQ/B chromosome 3, HanXRQr2.0-SUNRISE, whole genome shotgun sequence, a single window of DNA contains:
- the LOC110932125 gene encoding uncharacterized protein LOC110932125: MVDAVSQPRRLVEIRRRWMHDNNELHQARVAIQELMDEKYRLESQLQAAGLRESRFVSKKNKAEEDLKHVTANLVEERMLLARDIAEKDRVLAHAKTVQEELERKAVAEAQKMRSELSAKMEKFRIDTDFVSQVQEQYQGLTVELEASNAKAQAKLVEMEEWDEQLRKLQQLCGSLVSEKNQLVQSSTTHQARHKEAESALEQSNAEVDSLTSRLAGLQGHNDGVYHGYFTCQQTDRITPAFQENRGKLQVEMADALEAACNDPLPAYAELMDKVAEDGVDSLRQMLDMAEESEEE; encoded by the exons ATGGTGGATGCCGTCAGTCAGCCCCGGAGGCTTGTAGAAATCCGACGCCGTTGGATGCATGATAACAATGAGCTCCACCAGGCGCGTGTTGCTATTCAGGAGCTGATGGATGAAAAGTATCGCTTGGAAAGCCAACTCCAAGCTGCTGGTCTGAGGGAGAGTCGATTTGTCTCCAAGAAAAACAAGGCAGAGGAGGATCTGAAGCATGTGACAGCCAACCTTGTCGAAGAGAGGATGTTGTTGGCCCGCGATATAGCGGAAAAGGATCGGGTCCTTGCTCACGCCAAAACCGTTCAGGAGGAGTTGGAACGTAAAGCTGTTGCTGAGGCTCAAAAGATGAGGTCTGAGTTGTCTGCTAAGATGGAAAAGTTTCgtattgacactgattttgtGTCTCAGGTGCAGGAGCAGTATCAAGGTCTAACTGTGGAGTTGGAGGCGTCCAATGCCAAGGCCCAAGCCAAACTGGTTGAGATGGAGGAGTGGGACGAACAACTTAGGAAACTCCAGCAGCTGTGTGGCTCCCTTGTTTCCGAGAAAAATCAACTTGTTCAATCTTCAACCACCCATCAGGCGCGCCATAAAGAGGCGGAAAGTGCATTGGAGCAGTCAAACGCCGAGGTGGATAGCCTGACCAGCCGCCTAGCTGGTTTACAAG GGCACAATGACGGCGTTTACCATGGTTACTTTACTTGTCAACAAACGGATAGGATTACTCCCGCGTTCCAAGAGAATAGAGGCAAACTACAGGTGGAGATGGCGGATGCTCTTGAGGCGGCTTGTAATGATCCGCTGCCCGCGTATGCGGAGCTGATGGACAAGGTGGCCGAAGACGGCGTGGACTCCTTACGCCAGATGCTAGACATGGCGGAGGAGTCTGAAGAGGAAtg